A single window of Streptococcus cristatus ATCC 51100 DNA harbors:
- the bgaA gene encoding LPXTG-anchored adhesin/beta-galactosidase BgaA translates to MGKDHWNRRRVYSIRKFSIGVCSIVIGTCFLLFGASVAGASPVYAEETTALVATEKPVEEKTVEEEVSAEPVTSQAAEPVVHSQEEKKEESPQLSKAVEEVSTASQNGVKENAQEATKEKAAQPEIKSATKEEVSQMIEDRKVNFNQNWHFKLNANAKEAVQAETDVTSWKKLDLPHDWSIHFDFDHESPAQNEGGQLNGGDAWYRKPLKLDEKDLDKNVRLTFDGVYMDSQVFVNGQLVGHYPNGYNQFSYDITQYLHKDGRENVIAVHVVNKQPSSRWYSGSGIYRDVSLQVTDKVHVEKNGTTILTPELEKQQNGKVATHVTSKIVNTDDKDHEITAEYQIVRRGGEAVTDLIRTASQKIKAHESSAIQASLEVEKPELWAVFNDKPALYELVTRVYRDGQLVDAKKDLFGYRYYNWTPNEGFSLNGQKVKFHGVSLHHDHGALGAEENYKAEYRRLKQMKEMGVNSIRTTHNPASEQTLQIAAELGLMVQEEAFDTWYGGKKPYDYGRFFEKDATHPEAKKGEKWSDYDLRTMVERGKNNPAIVMWSIGNEIGEANGDAHSLATVKRLVKVIKSVDKTRYVTMGADKFRFGDGSGGHEKIADELDAVGFNYSEDNYKALRAKHPNWLIYGSETSSATRTRGSYFHPEQEWVGSNQSWRNYEQSDYGNDRVGWGKTATASWTFDRDNAGYAGQFIWTGTDYIGEPTPWHNQNNTPVKSSYFGIVDTAGIPKNDYYLYQSQWVSAKKKPMVHLLPHWNWEDQDLADNVADAENKIPVRAYSNATSVELYLNNQSLGVKKFNKKETSDGRSYQEGANPQELYLEWKVAYQPGTLEAVARDEQGKEIARDKIVTAGQPAGVRLVKEEHAIAADGKDLTYIYYEIVDRDGNVVPTANNLVRFQLHGQGQLVGVDNGEQASRERYKEQADGSWIRKAFNGKGVAIVKSTDQAGKFTLTAHSGLLKSDQVTVFTGKDEQKEKTVLGTEVPNVRTVLGQAPSLPATVPFVYSDGSRAERPVTWSQADVSHSGIVTVKGEADGRQVEARVEVLAVERELPVIKRVAPGTDLSSVDKSIPLALTDGSVEHYDVDKWEIAPEDQAKLSVAGSRIPMTGHLAGDTITATLLVEEGEAAGPVTPLVTVGGEAVSDLASQKPVHYHSLAYGAQLPSVTATAENADVTVVQASASNGMRANIYVQPKDGGALQTYAVQFIEEAPKIDHLSLQVEQADGLKEDQTVQLTVLAHYQDGTQAVLQADKVAFSTKGEGDVAVHKGSLELHKPGNVTLKAEYDGAEGQVELTIQANTEKKVVQAVRPVHVVTDLHQEPKLPTTVTVEYDKGFPKVHKVTWQVVEKENLDRYHTFEVVGKVEGIEQEARAKVSVEGIVAVEEVSVTTPLAEVPHLPESVRTYHSNGQVSSAKVTWDAISPSQYQKEGVFTVTGQVEGTQLPTKLHVRVSAKTENGANISDQWTGSELPLAFASDSNPSDPVSYVNDKVISYNDQPANRWTNWNRQDEASVGVLFGDSGIMTKRAVDNLNVAFHEDHGVGAPKSYVIEYYAGKTVPTAPKNPSFVESEEHVFNDNANWKPVTNLKAPDQLKAGEMNHFNFDKVDTYALRIRMVRADDKWGTSITEVQIFSKQVAAEKEAATRIQVAGQDLPNFNPSLTDYYLPANDGKVPAVTASVSNNGLATVVPSVHEGDPVRVVVKAENGDILGEYRLHFTNDKDLLARRPVAAVKQSRLLHLGQSLDLPNKVPVYFTGKSDYEVKDLTVEWEPVPVENLAKAGEFTVRGRLLGSGLPVELSVRVTDKQGASVSDNPYYDENSNQAFASATNDIDPGSHDRVDYINDGDHDDSRRWSNWSATPSANPEVSAGVIFKNQGKIVKRTVVQAKLRFFADSGTDAPSKLVLERYVGPDFDAPVYYSNYQAYEPNHPFNNPDNWEAVPYNINQEIQAGTELTASFKAVKSKAMRWRMERKDDKNGVALTEMTFLAPSELAKESTNSKILVDGKELPDFSHERQNYQVTYIGQRPKITVAESDQVASTVVDSGDDYLPVLVRLVSENGKQVKEYRIQLTKEKPVTGKTAAAVQEELPSLEVLEQELNFQTVEKEDPTLKLGEKRVAQEGQNGQERVLTEVYPDGKREEKLREVLQAPTDRIVLVGTKKETTQSSPEHHHVTPQKPEETGKGETRIVEVKKGQSPTQSAAERPAQAPEKSEEEPKAEEAKQKTEETKSEARKVSQTDSGRLPNTGNRSAQLAALAGMGLLGLVASLVAKLKKKED, encoded by the coding sequence ATGGGAAAGGATCATTGGAATCGAAGGAGAGTTTATAGCATAAGGAAGTTTTCTATTGGCGTTTGCTCGATAGTTATTGGAACTTGCTTCCTCTTATTTGGAGCGAGTGTTGCGGGAGCAAGTCCAGTTTATGCAGAGGAGACAACTGCGTTGGTTGCTACAGAAAAGCCTGTGGAGGAAAAAACCGTTGAGGAAGAAGTGAGTGCCGAACCAGTGACAAGTCAGGCAGCTGAGCCTGTTGTGCATTCTCAGGAGGAGAAAAAAGAAGAAAGTCCTCAGCTTTCTAAAGCGGTGGAGGAAGTTTCAACAGCATCTCAAAATGGAGTAAAAGAGAATGCACAAGAAGCTACTAAAGAAAAAGCTGCGCAGCCTGAGATAAAATCTGCGACCAAGGAAGAAGTGAGCCAAATGATCGAAGACAGAAAAGTGAATTTTAATCAGAATTGGCACTTTAAATTAAATGCTAATGCTAAGGAAGCTGTCCAAGCTGAGACGGATGTCACATCGTGGAAAAAATTGGATCTGCCTCATGACTGGAGTATCCACTTTGATTTTGACCATGAGTCGCCTGCACAGAATGAAGGTGGCCAGCTCAACGGTGGAGATGCTTGGTATCGTAAGCCTCTGAAATTAGACGAAAAAGACCTTGATAAAAATGTTCGCCTCACATTTGATGGTGTCTACATGGATTCGCAAGTCTTTGTCAATGGCCAGCTGGTCGGGCATTATCCAAATGGCTACAACCAATTTTCATACGATATTACTCAATACCTCCACAAAGATGGTCGAGAAAATGTCATCGCTGTGCATGTTGTCAACAAGCAACCAAGCAGCCGTTGGTATTCAGGAAGCGGGATCTACCGTGATGTGAGTTTGCAAGTAACAGATAAGGTTCATGTTGAGAAAAATGGTACAACTATCTTAACGCCAGAACTTGAGAAACAACAAAACGGTAAGGTCGCTACTCATGTGACGAGTAAGATTGTCAATACAGACGATAAAGACCATGAAATCACAGCAGAATATCAGATTGTCAGACGTGGAGGTGAGGCAGTCACAGACCTCATCCGCACTGCTAGCCAAAAAATAAAAGCCCACGAGAGCAGTGCCATTCAGGCAAGTTTAGAAGTAGAAAAGCCGGAACTGTGGGCTGTGTTTAATGACAAGCCTGCCTTGTATGAGCTGGTAACACGGGTCTATCGTGATGGTCAGCTAGTCGATGCTAAGAAAGACTTGTTTGGCTATCGTTATTACAACTGGACTCCAAACGAAGGTTTCTCCCTCAATGGCCAGAAGGTCAAGTTCCACGGAGTATCCTTGCACCATGACCACGGGGCTCTAGGAGCAGAAGAAAACTATAAGGCTGAGTATCGTCGCCTCAAGCAAATGAAGGAAATGGGTGTCAACTCTATTCGTACGACCCACAATCCTGCAAGCGAACAGACTTTGCAGATTGCGGCGGAGCTTGGTCTGATGGTTCAAGAAGAGGCTTTTGACACTTGGTATGGAGGCAAGAAGCCGTACGATTACGGTCGTTTCTTTGAAAAAGACGCCACTCACCCAGAGGCTAAAAAGGGCGAAAAATGGTCTGACTATGATCTGCGGACCATGGTTGAAAGAGGCAAAAATAATCCAGCCATCGTTATGTGGTCAATCGGAAATGAAATCGGTGAAGCAAACGGCGATGCTCATTCGTTAGCGACGGTTAAACGTCTGGTCAAGGTCATCAAGTCAGTTGATAAGACTCGCTATGTTACGATGGGGGCTGACAAATTCCGCTTTGGTGATGGTAGCGGTGGTCATGAAAAGATCGCAGATGAACTGGATGCAGTTGGCTTTAACTACTCAGAAGATAATTACAAGGCCTTACGTGCCAAACATCCAAACTGGTTGATTTATGGTTCTGAAACGTCTTCGGCAACCCGTACACGTGGCAGCTATTTCCATCCAGAGCAAGAATGGGTTGGAAGCAATCAGTCTTGGCGCAACTATGAGCAGTCTGACTATGGGAATGACCGTGTTGGCTGGGGTAAAACGGCAACCGCTTCTTGGACCTTTGACCGAGACAATGCGGGCTATGCAGGACAATTTATCTGGACAGGTACAGACTATATCGGTGAGCCAACTCCTTGGCACAACCAAAACAACACACCTGTGAAAAGCTCTTATTTTGGAATAGTGGACACGGCGGGTATTCCGAAAAATGACTATTACCTTTACCAAAGTCAGTGGGTTTCAGCTAAGAAGAAACCGATGGTTCACCTGCTTCCTCACTGGAACTGGGAAGATCAAGACTTGGCAGACAATGTTGCAGATGCTGAAAATAAAATACCAGTTCGTGCATACTCCAATGCTACTAGCGTTGAATTGTACTTGAACAACCAATCTTTGGGAGTCAAGAAATTTAATAAAAAAGAAACCAGCGATGGCCGCAGCTATCAAGAAGGAGCAAATCCTCAAGAACTCTACCTTGAGTGGAAAGTGGCTTATCAGCCAGGCACTTTGGAAGCTGTAGCTCGTGATGAGCAAGGTAAAGAAATTGCTCGCGACAAGATTGTCACAGCAGGTCAGCCTGCAGGTGTACGCTTGGTCAAGGAAGAGCACGCTATCGCAGCAGATGGAAAAGACTTGACCTATATCTACTATGAAATCGTCGACCGTGACGGCAATGTCGTGCCAACGGCCAATAACCTGGTTCGCTTCCAGTTGCATGGACAAGGCCAGCTTGTCGGTGTGGATAATGGTGAGCAAGCTAGTCGTGAACGTTATAAGGAACAAGCAGACGGTTCTTGGATCCGCAAAGCCTTTAACGGTAAGGGAGTTGCCATTGTCAAATCAACAGACCAAGCAGGTAAATTCACGCTGACTGCCCATTCTGGTTTATTAAAATCAGACCAAGTGACAGTCTTTACTGGCAAGGACGAGCAGAAAGAAAAGACTGTTTTGGGTACAGAAGTGCCAAACGTTCGTACAGTTTTGGGACAAGCCCCAAGCTTGCCAGCGACAGTTCCTTTTGTTTACAGTGACGGTAGTCGTGCGGAACGCCCTGTGACTTGGTCACAAGCAGACGTTAGCCATTCAGGTATTGTAACTGTCAAAGGAGAAGCAGACGGTCGCCAAGTAGAAGCACGTGTGGAAGTTTTAGCTGTTGAAAGAGAATTGCCAGTTATCAAACGAGTAGCTCCTGGAACGGACTTGAGCAGTGTAGACAAGTCGATCCCTCTTGCTCTAACTGACGGCAGTGTCGAACATTATGATGTAGATAAATGGGAAATCGCGCCAGAAGATCAAGCTAAATTGTCTGTGGCAGGTTCTCGTATTCCAATGACCGGCCATCTAGCAGGCGATACCATTACTGCTACCTTGCTCGTGGAAGAAGGGGAAGCAGCTGGACCTGTGACGCCACTAGTGACTGTGGGTGGTGAGGCGGTATCGGACCTGGCCAGTCAAAAACCAGTCCATTATCATAGCCTTGCCTATGGAGCGCAGCTCCCTTCAGTGACAGCTACAGCTGAAAATGCGGATGTGACTGTGGTTCAAGCCAGTGCTTCAAACGGTATGCGCGCAAATATTTATGTCCAGCCAAAAGATGGCGGAGCCCTGCAAACTTATGCTGTGCAATTCATTGAAGAAGCTCCTAAAATTGACCATTTGAGCCTCCAAGTTGAGCAAGCTGACGGTCTCAAAGAAGACCAGACTGTCCAATTAACTGTTTTGGCGCACTATCAAGATGGCACTCAGGCAGTTTTACAGGCTGATAAGGTGGCCTTCTCTACGAAAGGTGAAGGAGACGTTGCCGTTCATAAAGGAAGCTTGGAACTACACAAGCCAGGAAATGTGACTTTGAAAGCAGAGTATGACGGTGCTGAAGGGCAAGTGGAGTTAACTATTCAAGCCAATACGGAGAAGAAAGTGGTTCAAGCAGTCCGCCCAGTTCATGTGGTAACAGACTTGCATCAGGAACCAAAACTGCCAACAACTGTGACGGTTGAGTACGATAAAGGCTTCCCTAAAGTTCACAAGGTTACTTGGCAGGTTGTCGAAAAAGAAAACCTTGATCGCTATCATACTTTTGAAGTGGTCGGAAAAGTTGAAGGTATTGAGCAGGAAGCGCGTGCTAAGGTGTCTGTGGAAGGCATTGTCGCAGTAGAGGAAGTCAGCGTGACAACCCCACTTGCGGAAGTGCCACACCTGCCAGAGAGTGTCCGGACTTATCATTCAAATGGCCAAGTTTCCTCAGCAAAAGTTACTTGGGACGCTATTTCGCCAAGTCAATATCAAAAAGAAGGCGTTTTCACGGTCACTGGACAGGTAGAAGGCACTCAGTTGCCAACCAAACTCCATGTCCGTGTCTCTGCTAAGACTGAAAATGGAGCCAATATTTCGGACCAATGGACAGGTTCAGAGTTGCCACTGGCCTTTGCTTCAGACTCTAATCCAAGTGACCCAGTATCTTATGTCAATGATAAGGTGATTTCTTACAATGACCAACCAGCGAATCGTTGGACAAACTGGAACCGTCAAGATGAGGCTTCAGTTGGCGTTCTCTTTGGAGATTCTGGCATTATGACCAAGCGGGCGGTTGACAATCTGAATGTAGCCTTCCACGAAGATCACGGGGTTGGTGCTCCGAAATCCTACGTGATCGAGTATTATGCTGGCAAGACCGTGCCGACTGCGCCTAAAAATCCTAGCTTTGTCGAAAGTGAAGAGCATGTCTTCAACGATAATGCCAACTGGAAACCGGTGACTAACCTCAAAGCTCCAGATCAGCTCAAAGCTGGGGAAATGAATCACTTTAACTTTGATAAAGTCGATACTTATGCCCTTCGGATTCGTATGGTGAGAGCGGATGACAAGTGGGGAACCTCTATCACAGAAGTCCAAATCTTCTCTAAACAAGTGGCTGCAGAGAAAGAGGCAGCAACTCGTATCCAAGTAGCTGGTCAAGACTTGCCAAACTTTAACCCAAGCTTGACTGACTATTATCTCCCAGCTAATGACGGAAAAGTACCAGCAGTAACTGCTAGTGTCAGCAATAACGGTCTGGCAACAGTCGTGCCAAGTGTCCATGAGGGAGATCCTGTTCGTGTTGTCGTGAAGGCAGAAAATGGAGATATCCTTGGAGAATACCGCCTCCACTTTACAAATGATAAAGACTTGCTGGCTCGTAGGCCAGTAGCAGCGGTGAAACAGTCTCGCTTGCTTCACCTAGGTCAAAGTCTAGACTTGCCAAACAAAGTTCCTGTTTACTTCACTGGTAAATCAGACTATGAAGTCAAAGACCTGACTGTCGAGTGGGAGCCAGTTCCAGTTGAAAATTTGGCAAAAGCTGGTGAATTTACTGTTCGAGGTCGCCTGCTAGGTAGTGGCCTGCCTGTCGAGCTCTCTGTTCGAGTGACCGATAAGCAAGGCGCGTCTGTGTCAGACAATCCATATTATGATGAAAATAGCAATCAAGCCTTTGCTTCAGCAACCAATGATATTGACCCAGGTTCTCATGACCGTGTGGACTATATCAATGATGGGGATCATGATGACAGTCGTCGTTGGAGTAATTGGTCTGCTACTCCATCAGCGAATCCAGAAGTCTCAGCAGGTGTCATCTTCAAGAATCAAGGCAAGATTGTCAAGCGGACGGTCGTTCAAGCCAAACTGCGCTTCTTTGCCGATAGCGGAACAGATGCACCATCTAAGCTTGTTTTAGAGCGCTATGTTGGACCGGATTTTGATGCTCCTGTCTATTACTCAAACTACCAAGCCTACGAGCCGAATCATCCGTTTAACAACCCTGACAACTGGGAAGCTGTTCCATATAACATCAACCAAGAAATCCAGGCAGGCACGGAACTTACAGCAAGCTTTAAGGCTGTCAAGTCGAAAGCGATGAGATGGCGGATGGAAAGAAAAGATGACAAGAATGGAGTTGCTCTGACGGAGATGACCTTCTTGGCACCAAGTGAATTGGCTAAGGAAAGTACAAATTCTAAGATTTTGGTAGATGGAAAAGAACTGCCAGACTTCTCTCATGAGCGTCAGAATTACCAAGTGACTTATATCGGTCAACGTCCGAAGATCACAGTAGCAGAAAGCGACCAAGTAGCTTCAACGGTTGTGGATAGTGGAGATGATTATTTGCCAGTCTTGGTGCGCCTTGTTTCAGAAAATGGTAAGCAGGTTAAGGAATACCGCATCCAATTGACCAAGGAAAAACCAGTGACTGGGAAAACTGCAGCTGCTGTCCAAGAGGAACTTCCAAGTTTAGAAGTCCTCGAACAAGAGCTCAACTTCCAAACAGTTGAAAAAGAGGATCCGACGCTCAAACTAGGAGAAAAGCGTGTGGCTCAAGAAGGCCAAAATGGTCAGGAACGAGTTCTCACAGAAGTTTATCCAGATGGTAAGCGAGAAGAGAAGCTAAGAGAAGTTCTTCAAGCTCCGACAGATCGAATCGTACTCGTCGGAACGAAGAAAGAAACTACACAGTCATCACCTGAACATCATCATGTGACTCCTCAAAAACCGGAGGAGACTGGTAAGGGCGAAACTCGGATTGTAGAAGTTAAGAAAGGTCAAAGTCCGACTCAGTCAGCTGCAGAAAGACCTGCTCAAGCACCGGAAAAATCCGAAGAAGAACCAAAGGCTGAAGAAGCAAAACAAAAGACTGAAGAAACAAAATCGGAAGCTAGAAAAGTAAGTCAAACAGACAGTGGTCGTTTGCCAAACACAGGAAACCGTTCTGCACAGCTAGCAGCACTGGCAGGAATGGGATTGTTAGGCTTAGTAGCTAGTCTAGTAGCAAAACTAAAGAAAAAAGAAGATTAA
- a CDS encoding class Ib ribonucleoside-diphosphate reductase assembly flavoprotein NrdI — MIIVYDSVTGVGKKFAESLGYPTQSIKEKLEEPCILITRNAGAGKIPWSTKRFIKKHSSLIKGFVNNGDSVKHGRTFCGATALIIEKYGLPHICDIDRGGKKEDIKLVQEYLAKL; from the coding sequence ATGATTATAGTTTATGATTCGGTAACGGGTGTTGGGAAGAAATTTGCAGAATCGCTGGGTTATCCGACACAAAGCATAAAGGAAAAGTTGGAGGAACCCTGCATTCTCATTACGCGAAATGCTGGGGCTGGGAAAATTCCCTGGTCCACTAAGCGCTTTATTAAGAAACATTCAAGCTTGATTAAGGGGTTTGTCAATAATGGAGATTCGGTGAAGCATGGACGGACCTTCTGCGGGGCGACAGCTTTGATTATCGAAAAATATGGGCTGCCGCACATCTGCGATATTGACCGAGGTGGCAAGAAAGAAGACATCAAACTTGTGCAGGAATACCTGGCTAAACTCTAA
- a CDS encoding TetR/AcrR family transcriptional regulator, producing the protein MDKKAELLAEARQVFAEKGYKKTNISDITKRAGIAVGSFYKYYESKEAIFLEVYVAENNRIREETMQRVDWLGEPEAVVEQLFAVTFELISPNKILAEWTKPGISQILHDYYNQDAGRAANAFHQFLIRTFSQRLQEKGFSQEEVAQIMKAYDLLYYIDMHVTEQDFPGYFESIETLVKYFLKGVFAK; encoded by the coding sequence ATGGACAAAAAAGCTGAATTATTGGCTGAGGCTAGGCAGGTTTTTGCTGAGAAGGGCTATAAAAAGACGAATATTTCAGATATTACTAAGCGCGCTGGCATAGCTGTTGGTTCCTTTTATAAGTATTATGAGTCCAAGGAAGCTATTTTTTTAGAGGTTTATGTAGCTGAGAATAACCGCATACGTGAGGAAACCATGCAGCGCGTGGATTGGCTGGGTGAGCCAGAGGCAGTCGTTGAACAGCTTTTTGCCGTCACTTTTGAGTTGATTTCGCCTAATAAAATTTTGGCTGAGTGGACCAAGCCAGGCATTTCTCAGATCTTGCACGACTACTATAATCAGGATGCTGGCCGCGCGGCCAATGCCTTTCACCAGTTTCTGATTCGGACTTTCAGCCAGCGCTTGCAGGAGAAGGGCTTTTCACAAGAGGAAGTCGCCCAAATCATGAAGGCTTATGATTTGCTCTACTACATTGACATGCATGTGACAGAGCAGGATTTTCCAGGTTATTTTGAGAGTATCGAGACATTGGTGAAATATTTTTTAAAGGGAGTTTTTGCTAAATAA
- a CDS encoding DUF3021 domain-containing protein gives MTFKKILIGMQDGLRTGSLVFLLVGLFSGKTFSLTSSSILSVLLVSALIGVASYIFDATDRFPFPFLLFCHFVVTATIVCLAVICNGWGTMLFGWFFWLNFVLIYLLVWFLISVDSMIKTKKINEALKNRRKH, from the coding sequence ATGACCTTTAAAAAAATTCTTATCGGTATGCAGGATGGTCTGAGAACAGGTAGCTTGGTCTTTCTGCTGGTAGGCCTGTTCTCAGGAAAAACATTTTCGTTGACTTCTAGCTCTATTCTCAGTGTCCTCCTTGTCAGCGCCTTGATTGGAGTAGCAAGCTATATCTTTGATGCGACAGATCGCTTTCCATTTCCTTTCCTACTTTTCTGCCACTTTGTAGTGACAGCGACCATCGTTTGTCTAGCTGTGATCTGCAACGGCTGGGGGACCATGCTTTTCGGCTGGTTCTTCTGGCTAAACTTTGTTTTGATTTACCTCTTGGTTTGGTTTCTTATCTCCGTTGATTCGATGATCAAAACCAAGAAAATCAACGAGGCCTTGAAAAATCGTAGAAAACACTAA
- a CDS encoding LytTR family DNA-binding domain-containing protein translates to MQTRFEEDAQISSQDPLVVVKADQLVGEAKAVLDYLENFKAGPSGVLPIKSDDKLVMLKIEDIILADINQTTLMIYSTEGVYTTTETLTRFQNRLNSRNFIQVSRHAVINIDHLESLSDSFSGNMTAKLTNQIKTDVSRRYVKLLMDYLGI, encoded by the coding sequence TTGCAGACAAGATTTGAAGAAGATGCTCAGATTTCTTCCCAAGACCCGCTGGTCGTCGTGAAAGCGGATCAGCTGGTTGGTGAGGCCAAGGCTGTCCTAGATTATTTGGAAAACTTCAAGGCTGGACCAAGTGGTGTCCTGCCTATTAAGTCGGATGATAAGCTGGTCATGCTCAAGATAGAGGATATTATCTTGGCCGATATCAATCAGACAACCTTGATGATTTATAGCACCGAGGGCGTTTATACAACGACAGAAACGCTGACTCGTTTTCAAAATCGTCTCAATAGTCGCAATTTCATTCAGGTGTCGCGGCATGCAGTCATTAACATCGATCATCTGGAATCCTTGTCGGATAGCTTTTCTGGCAATATGACTGCCAAGCTGACCAATCAGATCAAAACCGATGTCAGTCGCCGCTATGTCAAGCTGCTTATGGACTATTTGGGAATTTAG
- a CDS encoding ABC transporter permease has translation MLMLIKRNFLLYFRNHSGVILSLFGAIIPFVLYLVFLKNNMKGSWSYSSHATELLDFWLISGTLAVTALTTTLSAFSQQTEDRERKVTADLFITDLGQWGLRFSYLISALVIGFVMQVFMFAVMLTYFILADKISFDWALLPQLVGLMMLNSLLASLLNALVVPCFKSVNSLGQYATVIGAASGFLVGTYIPIGTLPSLAQNLMKLTPSTYMASLFRQVLMKDSLTEVFAGQGQLQQDFEKLLGIRIEWQKLLTSQETYYIVGVVLTVAALFWLGQNWLLNRRMSFK, from the coding sequence ATGTTAATGTTGATCAAACGAAATTTTTTACTCTATTTTCGCAATCATAGTGGGGTGATCCTATCTCTCTTTGGAGCCATTATTCCCTTTGTTTTATATCTGGTTTTTCTAAAGAACAACATGAAAGGCTCTTGGTCATACAGTAGCCATGCGACGGAACTGCTCGACTTTTGGTTGATTAGCGGAACGCTGGCTGTCACCGCCTTGACAACTACCCTATCAGCTTTTTCACAACAAACTGAAGACCGAGAAAGAAAGGTGACTGCCGACCTCTTTATCACAGATTTAGGGCAATGGGGCTTGCGGTTTAGCTACTTAATCAGTGCCCTTGTGATTGGTTTTGTCATGCAAGTCTTCATGTTTGCTGTCATGCTGACCTACTTTATCCTAGCGGACAAGATCTCCTTTGACTGGGCGCTTCTTCCCCAGCTGGTCGGCCTCATGATGCTCAATAGCTTGCTGGCAAGTCTCCTCAATGCGCTAGTTGTTCCTTGTTTCAAATCGGTGAATTCCTTGGGACAATACGCGACAGTCATTGGTGCAGCTTCTGGTTTTCTAGTGGGAACCTATATTCCGATTGGGACTCTGCCCAGCCTTGCCCAAAATCTCATGAAACTGACTCCCTCAACCTACATGGCCTCCCTCTTCAGACAAGTCCTGATGAAGGATTCTCTGACAGAAGTTTTTGCTGGTCAGGGTCAGCTCCAGCAAGACTTTGAGAAGCTCCTAGGTATTCGTATCGAATGGCAAAAGCTCTTGACAAGCCAAGAAACATACTATATAGTTGGAGTAGTGCTCACGGTAGCAGCCCTGTTCTGGCTAGGTCAAAATTGGCTGCTGAATCGACGGATGAGCTTCAAGTAA